From a single Bacillus pseudomycoides DSM 12442 genomic region:
- a CDS encoding sensor histidine kinase yields the protein MKLFLRDHFAFFLLYALNFGIIFILYDAVDGFQNNKFYFIVLSLYLFICFLVYRYVRNRRMYHRLSEPPEKMEDAFIERATAPMPHGVNELVRTQYRLFQKELQSYEVKQQEHQLFINHWVHQMKTPVSIMQLMVLEMEDEHLIPKFKKELERLNQGLDMALYMARLNNFHEDFHVETISLKDAVTKNINGLKELFIRNGVFPVLEVHSDLMVASDAKWLKFIIYQLMTNAVRYSGERGKKVFLSGYRNGKDIILEIRDEGVGIPQEDIRRVFEPFYTGKNGRTFGESTGMGLYIVSKICSYLGHSVKLDSEVGKGTSIKIIFHNALNHQADGSGKVIEE from the coding sequence ATGAAGTTATTTTTGCGTGATCATTTTGCATTTTTTCTATTATACGCATTAAATTTCGGTATCATTTTTATTCTCTATGATGCAGTTGATGGATTTCAAAACAATAAATTTTATTTCATCGTATTAAGTTTATATTTATTTATTTGCTTCCTTGTTTATCGTTATGTTCGCAACCGCAGAATGTATCACAGATTAAGTGAGCCACCGGAAAAAATGGAAGATGCGTTTATTGAAAGAGCGACCGCACCTATGCCACACGGCGTAAATGAGCTTGTTCGGACTCAATATCGTTTGTTCCAAAAAGAACTGCAATCATATGAAGTCAAACAACAAGAACACCAATTGTTTATTAACCACTGGGTACATCAAATGAAAACGCCAGTTTCTATTATGCAGCTGATGGTACTAGAAATGGAAGATGAACATCTCATTCCGAAGTTTAAGAAAGAACTAGAAAGATTAAATCAAGGACTTGATATGGCGTTATATATGGCGAGACTCAATAACTTCCACGAAGACTTCCATGTAGAAACGATTTCACTAAAGGATGCCGTAACAAAAAATATTAACGGCTTAAAAGAACTCTTTATTCGTAACGGTGTATTCCCTGTTCTAGAAGTTCATTCTGATCTTATGGTTGCTTCTGATGCAAAGTGGCTGAAATTCATTATTTATCAGTTAATGACGAATGCGGTTCGCTATTCTGGCGAGCGAGGCAAGAAAGTCTTCTTATCTGGCTATCGAAATGGGAAAGATATTATTTTGGAAATTCGTGATGAAGGAGTTGGTATCCCGCAGGAAGATATCCGAAGAGTATTTGAACCATTTTATACAGGGAAAAATGGACGTACTTTCGGAGAATCAACTGGTATGGGGCTTTATATTGTCAGTAAAATTTGCTCTTATTTAGGTCATTCCGTGAAGTTAGACTCTGAAGTAGGTAAAGGGACTAGCATTAAGATCATCTTCCATAATGCTTTAAATCATCAAGCAGACGGCTCGGGGAAGGTGATTGAAGAATGA
- a CDS encoding response regulator transcription factor, whose product MYKILIVEDDPNISSLLQSHIQKYGYEAVVADNFDDIMDSFNRVKPHLVLLDVNLPKFDGFYWCRQIRHESTCPIIFISARAGEMEQIMAIESGADDYITKPFHYDVVMAKIKGQLRRIYGDYAPNISERIVEVEGLKLFPERPEIHFGTKQVLLTKKEAILAEMLLSKHPRTANREDLLAALWDDESFVEENTLNVNITRLRKKFNELGIENAIETVRGLGYRFNATWSE is encoded by the coding sequence ATGTATAAAATTTTAATCGTTGAAGACGATCCAAATATCTCATCTTTACTTCAGTCTCACATTCAAAAATATGGTTATGAAGCTGTTGTTGCGGATAACTTTGATGATATTATGGATTCTTTTAATAGAGTGAAACCACACCTAGTGCTTCTAGATGTAAACTTACCGAAGTTCGATGGCTTCTACTGGTGCCGTCAAATTCGTCATGAATCTACTTGCCCGATTATTTTCATTTCTGCTCGTGCTGGTGAGATGGAACAAATTATGGCGATTGAGAGCGGTGCGGATGATTATATTACAAAACCATTCCACTACGATGTTGTAATGGCGAAAATTAAAGGTCAATTACGCCGTATTTACGGTGATTATGCTCCAAATATTTCAGAACGAATTGTTGAAGTTGAAGGGCTAAAATTATTCCCGGAACGACCAGAAATCCATTTTGGAACGAAGCAAGTTCTTCTTACAAAGAAAGAAGCTATCTTAGCTGAAATGTTATTATCGAAACACCCTCGTACAGCAAACCGCGAAGATCTATTAGCTGCGCTTTGGGATGATGAAAGCTTCGTTGAAGAAAACACGTTAAACGTAAACATTACACGTCTTCGTAAGAAATTTAATGAGCTTGGTATTGAAAACGCAATTGAAACAGTACGCGGATTAGGGTATCGTTTTAACGCAACTTGGAGTGAATAA
- a CDS encoding FtsX-like permease family protein, with protein MTFWQFALKNVMRNSKAYFAYFLSSAFSIMVFFSLTVYSYHPRLQNLHEQGPLMNLIGMAQFVIIMFSFFFLLYSIGAFLNVRKKQFGILTVLGISKKQLKRLVFMENMMIGILAIFVGIQGGLVFSNFFLLVTSKLTGATGLYLYWPTRAIIVTTVTFIVLFFIVSTFTPMFVRTRKTIRLIKNEQKLRKEKRPSILISLFALACLGLCYYIAGYPKGYVTEKNIQDGSVFFIILSILPLVTIGTYLLFSQTILLFISILKKRRRFYMKQINMLWISDLVARTRGNINMLFIVTMLSALAFTIITPLFAMNNYTKATILERYPVPFTYTSDPGNSFEQKHIATIEQELTNYQFQYQKYKFAVLKDKALEQDVAIMKMSDYNTLATLLKKPEIQLGPDETYIISRFSPTLLNLITNPFAKQETITLESNKKKFLIKGFLNQGVEPQYALPDTIVMQDHVIDNMIPHIETITIYNYIVENWEDTLIPTKNVVNSIDKDRNDLLEKTEKEKQHNAIPFSLFTSSDELAYSKKSNVSSFFIGTFLGIIFFIGAASVLYFRMYNDLTREEQKYIAITKIGLTESEMFRSATIQLAILFFVPYIVAAFHTIFAIVFLQNILAISLLKELSFVLTLFGMIEIIFFFLIRSLYMNKLSQRLKL; from the coding sequence ATGACATTTTGGCAATTTGCATTAAAAAATGTCATGCGTAATTCTAAAGCATATTTTGCATATTTTTTAAGTAGTGCTTTTTCGATAATGGTTTTCTTCTCACTTACTGTATACTCGTACCATCCGCGTTTACAGAACTTACATGAACAAGGACCTCTGATGAATTTAATCGGAATGGCGCAATTTGTTATCATCATGTTCTCGTTCTTTTTCTTGCTGTATTCGATTGGAGCATTTTTAAACGTACGTAAAAAACAATTTGGTATTTTAACAGTTCTCGGTATCTCTAAGAAACAATTAAAACGCCTTGTATTTATGGAAAATATGATGATTGGAATATTAGCCATTTTTGTTGGTATTCAAGGTGGTCTTGTTTTTTCTAACTTTTTTCTATTGGTTACGTCCAAATTAACAGGTGCAACAGGGCTCTACTTATATTGGCCTACAAGGGCAATTATCGTCACAACTGTAACTTTCATCGTTCTATTTTTTATCGTTTCTACGTTTACACCTATGTTTGTTCGTACACGTAAAACGATTCGTCTCATTAAAAACGAGCAAAAGTTAAGAAAAGAAAAACGGCCTTCTATTCTCATTTCTTTATTTGCTTTAGCTTGTTTAGGACTATGTTATTATATCGCGGGGTACCCAAAAGGATATGTCACCGAAAAAAACATACAAGATGGCTCCGTATTCTTTATTATTTTATCCATTTTGCCACTTGTAACAATTGGAACGTATTTATTATTTTCTCAAACGATTCTTCTCTTTATATCTATTTTAAAAAAGAGAAGAAGATTTTATATGAAACAAATAAATATGTTATGGATTTCAGATTTAGTTGCACGTACGCGTGGTAATATTAATATGCTCTTTATTGTTACCATGTTATCTGCGCTTGCTTTTACAATTATTACACCGCTCTTTGCTATGAATAATTACACAAAAGCAACTATTTTAGAACGTTATCCTGTTCCGTTCACCTATACATCTGATCCAGGAAATTCATTCGAACAAAAACATATTGCTACGATAGAGCAAGAGCTTACCAATTATCAATTTCAGTATCAAAAATATAAATTTGCAGTTTTAAAAGATAAAGCTCTAGAACAAGACGTTGCTATTATGAAAATGAGTGATTATAATACACTAGCTACGCTGTTAAAAAAACCAGAAATTCAGTTAGGACCAGACGAAACATATATAATTTCTAGGTTTTCACCAACTCTATTAAATTTAATAACCAATCCATTTGCAAAGCAAGAAACAATAACTTTGGAATCTAACAAAAAAAAATTTCTCATTAAAGGATTTTTAAATCAAGGAGTAGAGCCACAATACGCTCTTCCTGACACAATTGTGATGCAAGATCATGTCATTGATAATATGATTCCGCACATTGAAACCATTACCATTTATAACTATATTGTTGAAAATTGGGAAGACACTCTTATCCCTACCAAAAATGTGGTGAATAGTATAGATAAAGATCGAAACGATTTATTGGAGAAAACAGAGAAAGAAAAACAACATAACGCTATCCCATTCAGTCTTTTTACATCTAGTGACGAACTAGCATACAGTAAAAAGAGTAATGTCTCTAGTTTCTTTATTGGCACTTTTCTCGGTATCATCTTCTTTATTGGAGCAGCAAGTGTCTTGTACTTCCGTATGTATAATGATTTAACAAGAGAAGAGCAAAAGTATATTGCCATTACAAAAATTGGACTAACAGAGTCCGAGATGTTTCGTTCTGCAACGATTCAATTGGCAATTTTATTTTTCGTACCTTATATAGTCGCTGCCTTCCATACAATATTTGCTATCGTTTTTTTACAAAACATACTCGCAATTTCTCTACTCAAAGAATTATCATTTGTACTTACTTTATTTGGGATGATCGAGATTATTTTCTTCTTTTTAATCCGTTCCCTTTACATGAATAAATTATCACAACGCCTTAAATTGTGA
- a CDS encoding FtsX-like permease family protein, producing MTFWQFAFKNVTRNSRAYFAYFLSSAFSIAIFFSFAVYLFHPRLQNFSTVDGITGLMIFSEVVIVCFSFFFLLYSIGTFLKVRKKQFGVLTVLGISRRQLKRLVFMENMLIGILSIFVGIQLGLVFSQFFLLVTGKITHVPGLYLYWPSGAILLTATIFLGLFIVVSAFTPMLIRTRKAVRLLKEGRVKQKEQKPSILISLFGALCLLLGYILAGNPMFFLSLDPKIGSIYMFSSIFVIPSLVAIGTYFFFSQICFLLIRILKTRRKFYMKRINMLWISDLASRIRTNINMLFIVAMLSTLAFTMITFIYGFGKFIKLDVAKNNPFPFTYISYDANPLASQHMDWLEKRLSEEQFTYKKFKTDLYAVSLQKDKTTPYEREAYVLKESDYNKLATALHLKHLFVKENETYILPGYGYQNILSPLQEDFKQKNVTLSQNSLTLHVKDYENFSVTPAGLTPQLLILSDDTVHALSNNMRHMTLYNFQVQDWEKTYVIAEEYINKLEKDRKSIASKEPLYIMWEASDTLYQIKLGAASFFFIGTFLGVIFFIGAGSVLYFRMYTDLTSEQEKYITITKIGLTESEMKRSATIQLAILFFVPYIMASIHTMFATKMLQEVINLSLFAEITVVLTIFGTVEIIFFLLIRSLYMQKLSRHISL from the coding sequence ATGACTTTTTGGCAGTTTGCATTTAAAAACGTAACGCGAAATTCCCGTGCTTATTTTGCCTATTTTTTAAGCAGTGCGTTTTCCATTGCGATTTTCTTCTCATTTGCGGTGTATTTATTTCATCCTCGGCTACAAAATTTTAGTACAGTTGATGGAATTACAGGGTTAATGATATTTTCAGAAGTGGTCATTGTGTGCTTTTCCTTTTTCTTTCTGCTTTATTCCATCGGTACTTTCTTAAAAGTTCGTAAAAAACAATTTGGAGTTTTAACCGTTTTAGGAATATCGAGAAGGCAATTAAAACGTCTTGTTTTTATGGAAAATATGTTGATTGGGATATTGTCCATCTTTGTTGGCATTCAACTTGGACTCGTATTCTCACAATTTTTCTTGTTAGTAACAGGAAAAATCACACACGTCCCAGGATTGTATTTATATTGGCCTTCAGGGGCCATCCTTTTAACTGCAACAATCTTCCTTGGACTCTTTATCGTTGTTTCTGCTTTTACTCCTATGCTCATCCGAACAAGAAAAGCCGTACGCCTTTTAAAAGAAGGAAGAGTAAAGCAAAAAGAGCAAAAACCATCTATACTTATTTCTTTATTTGGTGCTCTATGTTTGCTATTGGGATATATACTAGCTGGAAATCCAATGTTCTTTCTATCTTTAGATCCAAAGATAGGATCGATTTACATGTTTTCTAGCATTTTCGTCATTCCGTCACTTGTGGCAATTGGAACATACTTTTTCTTTTCACAAATTTGCTTCCTGCTCATTCGGATTTTGAAAACAAGACGAAAATTTTACATGAAGCGAATTAATATGCTGTGGATTTCAGATTTGGCAAGCCGTATTCGAACAAATATTAATATGCTTTTTATTGTAGCTATGCTATCTACTCTCGCATTTACAATGATTACATTCATATATGGGTTTGGGAAATTCATAAAGTTGGATGTTGCCAAAAATAATCCATTCCCGTTCACCTATATTTCATACGATGCCAATCCACTTGCTTCACAGCATATGGACTGGTTAGAAAAACGACTTAGCGAAGAACAATTTACCTATAAAAAGTTCAAAACAGACTTATATGCCGTTTCATTACAAAAGGACAAAACCACTCCTTATGAAAGAGAAGCATATGTATTAAAAGAAAGTGACTATAATAAACTTGCGACTGCTTTACATCTCAAGCACCTTTTTGTAAAAGAGAATGAAACATACATCCTACCTGGATATGGATATCAAAACATATTGAGTCCACTGCAAGAAGATTTCAAACAAAAAAACGTTACACTTTCGCAAAATTCACTTACATTACATGTAAAAGATTATGAGAATTTTAGCGTAACACCAGCTGGTCTGACACCACAATTACTAATTTTATCTGATGATACAGTACATGCTTTATCGAATAACATGAGACATATGACACTGTATAACTTTCAAGTACAAGACTGGGAAAAGACATATGTAATCGCTGAAGAATATATTAATAAATTGGAAAAAGATCGAAAAAGTATCGCATCTAAAGAACCTTTATATATCATGTGGGAAGCGAGTGATACGCTATACCAAATTAAACTAGGCGCCGCTTCATTCTTCTTTATTGGTACTTTCCTTGGTGTCATTTTCTTCATTGGTGCCGGGAGTGTCCTTTACTTCCGTATGTATACGGACTTAACAAGTGAACAAGAAAAATATATTACGATTACAAAAATCGGGTTAACAGAATCTGAAATGAAGCGTTCCGCTACCATTCAGCTAGCGATCTTATTCTTCGTTCCGTACATCATGGCTTCCATTCATACAATGTTTGCTACAAAAATGCTACAAGAAGTCATAAATCTATCATTATTTGCTGAAATTACAGTTGTTCTTACGATATTTGGAACGGTTGAAATTATCTTTTTCTTGTTAATTCGTTCCTTATATATGCAAAAACTATCTCGACATATTAGTCTTTAA
- a CDS encoding ABC transporter ATP-binding protein, which yields MEEVLHIKNVSKVYEGKVPHTALKNINLHVDKGEFVAIMGPSGSGKSTFLNVISTIDSPTAGEVFINGKQPHTFRREKLAVFRRQELGFVFQNFNLLDTLTIGENIVLPLTLDNVPLKEMDKRLDIVSKKLGIDHILDKRIFEVSGGQAQRTAVARAVIHNPSLLLADEPTGNLDSKAAIDVMELFTKLNKEEQATILMVTHDPFAASYCNRVIFIKDGELYNELHRGLYREKFYQEILDVLALLGGRRG from the coding sequence ATGGAAGAAGTCTTACACATTAAAAATGTCTCTAAAGTTTATGAGGGCAAAGTCCCTCATACCGCTTTAAAAAATATTAATTTACATGTAGATAAAGGAGAATTTGTCGCAATTATGGGGCCTTCAGGAAGCGGTAAATCTACTTTCTTAAATGTAATTTCAACAATCGATTCTCCTACTGCAGGCGAAGTTTTTATTAACGGGAAACAGCCGCACACATTCCGCAGGGAAAAACTAGCTGTTTTCCGCCGCCAAGAACTAGGGTTTGTTTTTCAAAACTTTAACTTATTAGATACGTTAACAATTGGTGAAAATATCGTATTACCATTAACGTTAGACAATGTTCCGCTAAAAGAAATGGATAAGAGATTAGATATTGTTTCAAAGAAACTTGGGATTGACCACATTTTAGACAAGCGGATTTTCGAAGTTTCTGGTGGACAAGCACAGCGCACTGCGGTAGCTCGCGCTGTTATTCATAATCCATCTCTCTTGCTTGCTGATGAGCCTACAGGAAATTTAGACTCTAAAGCAGCAATCGACGTAATGGAACTTTTTACAAAATTAAATAAAGAAGAACAAGCAACGATCTTAATGGTAACACATGACCCGTTCGCAGCGAGCTATTGCAACCGCGTGATTTTTATTAAAGATGGTGAACTTTATAATGAATTACACCGCGGACTATATCGAGAAAAGTTCTATCAAGAAATACTTGATGTATTAGCATTATTAGGAGGAAGACGTGGATGA